In Pseudoxanthobacter soli DSM 19599, the following are encoded in one genomic region:
- a CDS encoding GMC family oxidoreductase: protein MFDFIIVGGGSAGSALAARLSEDPDARVLLLEAGPRDWNPYIHMPVGFYKTTKGSLTWRYELAPQVHQNGITPLYPQGRVLGGGSSINAQVYIRGNAEDYDTWAEMGCPGWGYKDVLPYFRRAESNEKFSGTYHGTDGPLSVVDQRHPHKLSKAFVQACQDYGIPYNPDFNGASQLGTGLYQTTNRDGRRCSAAVAYLRPASRRPNLTIRTGVHVSRIVIERGRAVGVEIGSDGRLVTERASREVVVTSGAIGSPKLLMLSGIGPSAHLASHGIQTQVDLPGVGQNLHDHLDVFMMYNVKNVDSYDAYKKARRKIMPGLQYALFRNGPVAGTIVEGGAFCATSKDLPAPDLQYHFLPGTGVEEVNDTAETVTGNGCTLNGYFMHPRARGAVTLKSADPRVPPSIDPNFLGDPYDVERTIDCVKVGQEIMSQPSMAKFIVNEFMPGTRVRSRADYEALVRKIGRSGYHPVGTCKMGQDEMAVVDPQLRVHGVDGLRVADSSIMPRLVSGNTNAPSIMIGERASDFIRGNRVGAA from the coding sequence ATGTTCGACTTCATCATCGTCGGCGGGGGTTCGGCGGGATCGGCCCTGGCGGCGCGGCTGTCCGAGGATCCGGATGCCCGCGTTCTCCTGCTGGAGGCGGGGCCCCGCGACTGGAACCCCTACATCCACATGCCCGTCGGCTTCTACAAGACGACCAAGGGCTCGCTGACCTGGCGCTACGAACTGGCGCCGCAGGTCCACCAGAACGGCATCACGCCGCTCTACCCGCAGGGCCGCGTGCTCGGCGGCGGCTCGTCCATCAATGCGCAGGTCTATATCCGGGGCAACGCGGAAGACTACGATACATGGGCTGAAATGGGCTGTCCCGGCTGGGGGTACAAGGACGTGCTGCCCTATTTCAGGCGGGCGGAGAGCAACGAGAAATTCTCCGGCACCTATCACGGCACGGATGGCCCGCTCAGCGTGGTCGACCAGCGTCATCCCCACAAGCTGAGCAAGGCCTTCGTGCAAGCCTGCCAGGATTACGGGATTCCCTACAATCCCGATTTCAACGGTGCATCCCAGCTCGGCACCGGGCTCTACCAGACGACCAACCGCGACGGTCGCCGGTGCAGCGCGGCTGTCGCCTATCTGCGGCCGGCGTCGCGGCGTCCGAACCTGACCATCCGCACCGGCGTCCATGTCAGCCGCATCGTGATCGAGCGGGGCAGGGCGGTCGGCGTCGAGATCGGTAGCGACGGGCGGCTCGTCACCGAGCGCGCCTCCCGCGAGGTCGTCGTCACTTCCGGTGCGATCGGTTCGCCGAAATTGCTGATGCTTTCGGGCATCGGGCCGAGCGCACATCTCGCCAGCCACGGCATCCAGACGCAGGTGGATCTGCCCGGCGTCGGACAGAACCTGCACGACCATCTCGACGTGTTCATGATGTACAATGTGAAGAACGTCGATTCCTACGACGCCTACAAGAAAGCGCGGCGGAAGATCATGCCGGGGCTGCAATATGCCCTGTTTCGGAACGGGCCGGTGGCCGGCACCATCGTCGAGGGCGGCGCGTTCTGCGCCACCAGCAAGGACCTGCCGGCGCCCGATCTCCAGTACCACTTCCTGCCGGGAACCGGTGTCGAGGAGGTCAACGACACCGCCGAAACCGTGACTGGCAACGGGTGCACGCTCAACGGCTACTTCATGCATCCCCGCGCGCGGGGCGCCGTGACGCTGAAAAGCGCCGACCCCCGTGTGCCGCCCTCGATCGATCCGAACTTCCTCGGCGACCCCTACGACGTCGAACGGACGATCGACTGCGTGAAGGTCGGCCAGGAGATCATGTCCCAGCCCTCGATGGCGAAGTTCATCGTCAACGAGTTCATGCCGGGAACCAGGGTTCGCTCGCGTGCAGACTACGAAGCCCTTGTTCGCAAGATCGGGCGTTCGGGCTATCATCCCGTCGGCACCTGCAAGATGGGGCAGGACGAGATGGCGGTGGTGGACCCGCAGCTCCGCGTCCACGGCGTCGACGGGCTTCGCGTCGCCGATTCCTCGATCATGCCCCGGCTCGTTTCCGGCAATACCAACGCGCCGAGCATCATGATCGGCGAGCGCGCTTCGGACTTCATCCGCGGCAACAGGGTCGGCGCGGCGTAG
- a CDS encoding CaiB/BaiF CoA transferase family protein, with amino-acid sequence MRHLEGIRIVSFNHFLMGPVGIQFLADLGADVIAIEPVEGAFQRKWGGANRQVDGQTMLQLTGNRNKRSVALNLKSAEGLAIARKLVEGADVVAENYRPGVMAKLGLGFEDIRETNPRVIYASASGFGPDGPYVDRPGQDLIIQAMSGLATITGTREDGPRAVGVSAVDHHGASLFAAGILAALLRRERTGKGGRVDVSLLSAALDLQMESLVCYLNGPRNDDVAQPGRLAGWYFSAPYGIYSTRDGFIAISLGTLDALSDALDLPDEQRIPNAECYERRDEAVANIARALTARTTAEWSAIFTARGIWHSAVNDYSKLASDPQIVHNKSFVTVDGATETPVTLVAHPVRYDGEAPAVRLPPQKLGAQTAEVLAELGYGGEEIETLFRSGVVAGERVPERRDQPENLSA; translated from the coding sequence TTGAGACACCTGGAGGGAATCCGGATCGTCAGCTTCAATCACTTCCTGATGGGGCCGGTCGGCATCCAGTTCCTCGCCGATCTCGGGGCGGACGTCATCGCCATCGAACCCGTCGAAGGGGCGTTCCAGCGCAAGTGGGGTGGGGCGAACCGTCAGGTAGACGGCCAGACGATGCTGCAGCTCACCGGCAACCGCAACAAGCGCAGCGTCGCCCTCAACCTGAAGAGCGCGGAGGGGCTTGCGATCGCCCGCAAGCTGGTGGAAGGCGCCGACGTCGTGGCGGAAAACTACCGGCCGGGCGTGATGGCGAAGCTAGGCCTCGGCTTCGAGGATATCCGCGAGACGAACCCGCGCGTCATCTATGCCTCGGCGTCCGGCTTCGGTCCGGATGGCCCCTATGTCGACCGACCCGGCCAGGACCTGATCATCCAGGCGATGTCGGGCCTTGCGACGATCACGGGCACCCGCGAGGACGGTCCGCGCGCCGTCGGCGTGTCTGCGGTCGATCATCACGGCGCCAGCCTGTTCGCCGCCGGCATCCTCGCCGCGCTGCTGCGGCGGGAGCGCACGGGCAAGGGCGGCCGGGTGGATGTCAGCCTCTTGTCCGCCGCGCTCGACCTGCAGATGGAATCGCTCGTCTGCTACCTGAACGGCCCGAGGAATGACGACGTCGCCCAGCCCGGCCGGCTCGCCGGCTGGTATTTCAGCGCGCCCTACGGGATCTATTCCACCCGGGACGGCTTCATCGCCATCTCGCTCGGTACCCTCGATGCGCTGTCCGATGCGCTCGACCTGCCGGACGAACAGCGCATCCCGAACGCTGAGTGCTACGAGCGCCGCGATGAGGCGGTGGCGAACATCGCCCGGGCGCTGACGGCGAGGACGACCGCCGAATGGAGCGCGATCTTCACCGCCCGCGGCATCTGGCATTCCGCCGTGAACGATTATTCGAAGCTCGCGAGCGATCCTCAGATCGTCCACAACAAGAGCTTCGTCACGGTCGACGGCGCAACGGAAACCCCGGTGACGCTCGTGGCGCATCCCGTGCGCTATGACGGCGAGGCTCCCGCGGTACGCCTGCCCCCTCAGAAGCTCGGCGCCCAGACGGCCGAAGTGCTGGCCGAACTCGGCTATGGCGGCGAAGAGATCGAGACGCTGTTCCGGAGCGGCGTCGTGGCTGGTGAGCGCGTTCCGGAGCGGCGCGATCAGCCGGAAAACCTCTCCGCCTGA
- a CDS encoding glycoside hydrolase family 88 protein, translating into MSPKADQRFTSEVLDLLCRKLLEDEASIGVGFPYVTRPDGSWDTMLASRSAGYDGEAWSHGNWFCGFWVGLLAAAYLHSGDERFLAIARERMRLVAQRAGDPNTHDIGFIFWSSAVPLFRITGDEEIGRMGLEAAVQLRLRLVATASGAYISSWGPLDDPRGRASSAIDTMANIPLLYWAAEMTGDASFRLAGEAHAAMTERAFIRPDGTLYHAVEYDTITGARRRGYTFQGYSDESSWSRGAGWAVLGFASTARATGNTRWLDVAARIAAGWLAELGDRDCPPWDFTDPGTEPTLDSSAAAIMAAGLLDIGSLHPDAAERERWTARGVELLAGLARNHLARDDAHRGLLMHGCYSKPHNIGPDAAVMFGDYYFVEAIARLALGDRFLPVPAPLSPSGLA; encoded by the coding sequence ATGTCGCCCAAGGCCGACCAGAGATTCACGTCCGAGGTGCTCGATCTCCTGTGCCGCAAGCTTCTGGAGGACGAGGCAAGCATCGGCGTCGGCTTTCCCTATGTGACCCGCCCGGACGGGTCGTGGGACACGATGCTCGCCTCGCGGTCGGCGGGCTATGACGGCGAGGCGTGGAGCCACGGCAACTGGTTCTGCGGCTTCTGGGTCGGGCTCCTGGCGGCTGCTTATCTGCACAGCGGCGACGAGCGCTTTCTGGCGATCGCCCGCGAGCGCATGCGCCTCGTGGCCCAGCGCGCGGGCGATCCCAACACCCACGACATCGGATTCATCTTCTGGAGTTCGGCGGTCCCGTTGTTCCGCATCACGGGCGATGAGGAAATCGGCCGGATGGGGCTCGAAGCAGCGGTGCAACTCCGCCTGCGCCTCGTGGCGACCGCCTCCGGCGCCTACATCTCCTCGTGGGGGCCGCTCGACGATCCTCGCGGGCGGGCGAGTTCGGCGATTGACACGATGGCGAACATTCCCCTGCTCTACTGGGCCGCGGAGATGACCGGCGACGCCAGCTTCCGCCTGGCGGGCGAGGCACACGCCGCGATGACCGAGCGCGCCTTCATCCGACCCGACGGCACCCTCTATCACGCGGTCGAGTACGACACCATCACCGGCGCCCGCAGGCGCGGCTACACCTTCCAGGGTTATTCGGACGAGTCGTCCTGGTCGCGCGGCGCCGGCTGGGCGGTGCTCGGGTTCGCCTCCACGGCGCGGGCAACCGGAAACACGCGCTGGCTCGACGTCGCCGCCCGGATAGCGGCGGGATGGCTGGCGGAACTCGGCGATCGCGACTGCCCGCCCTGGGACTTCACGGATCCGGGCACCGAGCCGACGCTCGATTCCTCCGCCGCCGCCATCATGGCGGCCGGCCTCCTCGACATCGGCTCGCTCCATCCCGATGCGGCGGAACGCGAGCGGTGGACGGCGCGCGGCGTAGAGCTGCTTGCCGGCCTAGCCCGCAACCATCTCGCACGCGACGACGCCCATCGCGGCCTGCTGATGCACGGCTGCTATTCGAAACCCCACAATATCGGCCCGGACGCCGCGGTGATGTTCGGCGACTACTATTTCGTCGAAGCCATCGCGCGCCTCGCGCTGGGGGACCGGTTCCTGCCCGTCCCGGCGCCGCTGTCGCCTTCCGGCTTGGCCTGA
- a CDS encoding sugar ABC transporter ATP-binding protein — MSSYKATGITKSFAGVGVLHGIDLTVTPGTIHGLFGHNGAGKSTLLKILAGALPQDAGTLSVDGETVSLSSPREALAKGIGCVYQELRLIPNLTVAENLFLGREITARGLKRTAEMNDYSRSLLAGYGLHLDVTRTVQGLSHPEKQLIEVIANLEGKVRYLFLDEPTTALDGNQSAELLAHVRRIALERQIGMVLVSHKLDEVLTVCDEATVLSGGRVVYHAVGDAVGKGAIVDAIVGDAHGKHVASRRKAGETGDVCLRVAGLAGSRLKGADLEARSGEVLGLYGLVGSGRTRFLRTLYGMEPVTAGTVDIRGRRYTPSTPTRAIESGIAFLTEERKVDGFVPLMSSLQNVVLSTLKRYRRNGLVDLGAARAAARSTLASIGTRGRLEAPTKSLSGGNQQKVLLGRIIEQDADLILLDEPTKGVDIGAKSDIYDIIRRLADEGRCIVVVSSEEEELIEICDRIAIFQNGYCNRPPKPVTEWTLGKLREAAWAPAA, encoded by the coding sequence ATGTCGAGCTACAAGGCGACGGGCATCACCAAGTCCTTTGCCGGTGTCGGTGTGCTGCACGGCATCGACCTGACCGTGACGCCGGGGACCATCCACGGGCTGTTCGGCCACAACGGGGCCGGAAAGTCGACATTGCTGAAGATCCTGGCCGGCGCGCTGCCGCAGGACGCCGGCACGCTGAGCGTCGATGGCGAGACCGTCAGCCTTTCATCGCCGCGCGAGGCGCTCGCCAAGGGTATCGGCTGCGTCTATCAGGAGCTGCGCCTGATCCCGAACCTCACGGTTGCGGAAAATCTGTTCCTCGGCCGGGAAATCACGGCCCGCGGCCTGAAGCGCACGGCCGAGATGAACGATTACAGCCGCAGCCTGCTTGCCGGATACGGGCTCCATCTTGATGTGACCCGCACCGTCCAGGGACTGTCCCATCCCGAGAAGCAGCTGATCGAGGTGATCGCCAACCTCGAGGGCAAGGTCCGATATCTCTTTCTCGACGAACCAACCACTGCGCTCGACGGCAACCAGTCGGCGGAACTGCTCGCCCACGTCCGGCGCATCGCGCTGGAGCGGCAGATCGGCATGGTTCTCGTCTCCCACAAGCTCGACGAGGTGCTGACCGTCTGCGACGAGGCCACGGTGCTCTCGGGCGGGCGCGTCGTCTATCACGCGGTGGGTGACGCGGTCGGCAAGGGGGCGATCGTCGACGCGATCGTCGGCGACGCCCACGGCAAGCACGTCGCCAGCCGGCGGAAGGCCGGAGAAACCGGGGATGTTTGTCTTCGCGTGGCAGGTCTTGCGGGCAGCCGCCTCAAGGGTGCCGATCTGGAGGCCCGGTCCGGCGAAGTGCTGGGCCTTTACGGCCTCGTCGGCTCCGGCCGCACCCGCTTCCTGCGCACGCTCTATGGCATGGAGCCGGTGACGGCCGGCACGGTCGACATCCGGGGGCGGCGCTATACGCCCTCGACTCCGACCAGGGCCATCGAAAGCGGCATCGCCTTCCTGACGGAAGAGCGCAAGGTGGATGGTTTCGTCCCCCTGATGTCGTCGCTCCAGAACGTCGTGCTTTCGACCTTGAAGCGCTATCGGCGGAACGGTCTTGTCGATCTCGGTGCGGCACGGGCCGCCGCGCGCAGCACGCTCGCCTCGATCGGCACGCGCGGGCGGCTCGAGGCGCCGACCAAGTCGCTTTCCGGCGGCAACCAGCAGAAGGTCCTGCTCGGCCGCATCATCGAACAGGACGCCGATCTGATTCTGCTCGATGAGCCGACCAAGGGCGTCGACATCGGTGCCAAGTCCGACATCTACGACATCATCCGCCGCCTCGCCGACGAGGGCCGGTGCATCGTCGTCGTCTCCTCGGAAGAGGAGGAACTGATCGAAATCTGCGACCGGATCGCGATCTTTCAGAACGGCTACTGCAACCGCCCGCCGAAGCCGGTGACGGAATGGACGCTCGGAAAGCTCCGAGAAGCGGCATGGGCGCCAGCAGCATGA
- a CDS encoding substrate-binding domain-containing protein, producing the protein MKKKYVIKSLLATLAVSLAFAAPAAHAQDKKVLGVALPNLTNPYYVAMKKSFEENGAKQGFDVRVMIADNDDAKQLSQIQTLVQQGVSAVALNCVSSGPCVASVSELNQAKIPVFTINLLPDPEGLKAEGLKVEQAVQTDQKAGGVYIGQQLLKDIGADGKAVIGIVGEPTSVSANARDDGFKEALASNPNVKFVALVNGKVEETTSLKVTTEMLQGNPDITVVYSDTEPAALGAIAAIQQIGRDDVKLYAFVDKLGVKHIEENSILKAGAIQEPAKLAQIQVENIKKFLDGEKLEPVIDSPPLLVNKDNAAEVVDKAY; encoded by the coding sequence ATGAAGAAAAAATACGTGATCAAGTCGCTCTTGGCGACGCTCGCTGTGTCGCTCGCGTTCGCGGCCCCGGCCGCCCACGCGCAAGACAAGAAGGTTCTCGGCGTGGCGCTGCCGAACCTGACCAATCCCTATTATGTCGCCATGAAGAAGAGCTTCGAGGAAAACGGCGCCAAGCAGGGCTTCGATGTCCGCGTGATGATCGCCGACAACGACGACGCCAAGCAGCTGTCGCAGATCCAGACGCTCGTTCAGCAGGGCGTCAGCGCGGTGGCGCTGAACTGCGTCTCCTCCGGCCCGTGTGTGGCGTCCGTCTCCGAGCTGAACCAGGCCAAGATCCCGGTCTTCACCATCAACCTCCTGCCGGATCCCGAAGGCCTCAAGGCGGAGGGCCTGAAGGTCGAGCAGGCCGTGCAGACCGACCAGAAAGCCGGCGGCGTCTATATCGGTCAACAGCTCCTCAAGGATATCGGCGCGGACGGCAAGGCGGTGATCGGCATCGTCGGCGAGCCGACCTCGGTGTCTGCCAATGCCCGCGACGACGGCTTCAAGGAGGCGCTCGCCTCCAACCCGAACGTCAAGTTCGTGGCGCTGGTGAACGGCAAGGTCGAGGAGACCACGTCGCTCAAGGTCACGACCGAAATGCTGCAGGGCAATCCCGACATCACCGTGGTCTATTCGGACACCGAGCCGGCAGCGCTCGGCGCCATCGCCGCCATCCAGCAGATCGGCCGTGACGACGTGAAGCTCTATGCCTTCGTGGACAAGCTCGGCGTCAAGCACATCGAGGAGAACTCGATCCTGAAGGCCGGTGCCATCCAGGAGCCGGCCAAGCTCGCGCAGATCCAGGTCGAGAACATCAAGAAGTTCCTCGACGGCGAGAAGCTCGAGCCGGTGATCGACAGCCCGCCGCTGCTCGTCAACAAGGACAACGCGGCCGAGGTCGTCGACAAGGCCTACTAG
- a CDS encoding ABC transporter permease: MTQNQPQGGRQIRVPAEAGIAFVLVVVMIVGAFASPNFLTLSNIFILLLNGAVIGFLCLGQSFVLFTGGIDLSCGSIVAMTCVLAAVFIEYVGLPWPAAALLVLGVGALAGALNGVIIDKTGVPPFIVTFAMMGVAASIPQIITGAESIRVMDFGYRFIGQYKLFGIPFPVVALFIAVVAAALFIKRTVTGTHIFAVGGNVEAARLAGVNTSRITVLVYAISGFCGACGGLIYGSRLMTGYPTAGRGDELFFSIAGAVVGGVSLFGGIGSIWGAMIGATLIATISNLMNVLNVSAYWQPLVIGLIILVGVTFDTMRSSSRLSMPWVALLKKKFSAGA, from the coding sequence ATGACACAGAACCAACCGCAGGGCGGCAGGCAGATCCGCGTTCCCGCCGAGGCCGGCATCGCCTTCGTGCTGGTCGTCGTCATGATCGTCGGGGCGTTCGCCTCTCCGAACTTCCTGACGCTGTCGAACATCTTCATCCTGCTTCTCAACGGCGCGGTGATCGGCTTCCTGTGCCTCGGACAATCCTTCGTGCTGTTTACCGGCGGGATCGATCTCTCCTGCGGCTCGATCGTCGCCATGACCTGCGTTCTGGCGGCGGTGTTCATCGAATATGTCGGCCTGCCGTGGCCCGCGGCGGCGCTTCTCGTCCTCGGCGTCGGGGCGCTGGCCGGCGCGCTGAACGGCGTGATCATCGACAAGACCGGGGTGCCGCCGTTCATCGTCACCTTCGCCATGATGGGCGTCGCCGCCTCCATCCCGCAGATCATCACCGGGGCGGAATCCATCCGCGTGATGGATTTCGGCTACCGCTTCATCGGCCAGTACAAGCTTTTCGGCATTCCGTTTCCGGTCGTTGCGCTGTTCATTGCCGTGGTGGCGGCAGCGCTGTTCATCAAGCGCACGGTGACCGGCACGCACATCTTCGCGGTCGGCGGCAATGTCGAAGCCGCGCGGCTTGCCGGTGTCAACACATCCCGCATCACCGTCCTCGTCTATGCCATCTCCGGGTTCTGCGGCGCCTGCGGCGGCCTGATCTACGGCTCGCGACTGATGACGGGCTATCCGACCGCCGGGCGTGGCGACGAGCTGTTCTTTTCGATCGCCGGCGCGGTGGTGGGCGGCGTCAGCCTGTTCGGCGGCATCGGCTCGATCTGGGGCGCGATGATCGGCGCGACGCTGATCGCGACCATCTCCAACCTCATGAACGTGCTGAACGTCAGCGCCTACTGGCAGCCCCTGGTCATCGGCCTGATCATCCTCGTCGGCGTGACGTTCGACACGATGCGCTCTTCCAGCCGGCTTTCCATGCCCTGGGTCGCGCTCCTCAAGAAGAAGTTCTCGGCCGGCGCCTGA
- the xylB gene encoding xylulokinase, giving the protein MQRDLVAGVDSSTQSCTVVLRRLEDGAVVAEARKPHPPTTPPRSEQAPEAWFAALVAAFGDLDAFLPRIAGISVGGQGHGLVMLDDDDRSLRDAKLWNDTESAGDAQGLRRNLPIAEWARRTGSVPAAALTVSKLAWTERVHPGLVARARRIMLPSDYLLYRLSGRAATERGVASGTGYFNPFTNAWDHALADLAVPGTDWARVLPDIIDSSAASGSVQRIEGLEALEGAVTAAGSGDNMTAALGMGIREGDVVISLGTSGTYYGVTPVGIQDEKGLVNGYADATGAFMPMITTLNSAKVTDAFRRILRAGTEEFDAMALSTEPGARGLVLVPYLDGERTPDLPNATGILAGLRSDVEPGQIARAAVEGVICGLLEGGDYLASLGLERGGRLIVTGGASRSRAYRQILADLTGQPVWSCDLPEAAAAGAAVQAAAAVQGRQAADVARQWEPHYAVVAEPRTPETARSQDVRAAYRAALPLARGGRETPQ; this is encoded by the coding sequence CCAGTCCTGCACCGTCGTGCTGCGGCGTCTGGAGGACGGCGCGGTCGTGGCCGAGGCGCGCAAGCCGCATCCGCCGACCACGCCGCCGCGCAGCGAGCAGGCGCCGGAGGCGTGGTTCGCCGCTCTCGTCGCGGCATTCGGCGACCTCGATGCCTTCCTGCCGCGCATCGCCGGCATTTCGGTCGGCGGGCAGGGTCACGGCCTCGTCATGCTCGACGATGACGACCGGTCGCTGCGTGACGCCAAGCTGTGGAACGATACGGAATCGGCCGGTGATGCGCAGGGGCTGCGCCGGAACCTGCCGATCGCCGAATGGGCCCGCCGGACCGGATCCGTCCCGGCCGCCGCCCTGACCGTGAGCAAGCTCGCCTGGACCGAGCGCGTCCACCCCGGCCTCGTCGCCCGGGCACGGCGGATCATGCTGCCGTCCGACTATCTGCTCTACCGCCTCAGCGGGCGGGCGGCGACGGAACGCGGCGTCGCCTCCGGAACCGGCTATTTCAACCCGTTCACGAACGCCTGGGACCACGCGCTCGCCGACCTGGCGGTGCCGGGGACCGACTGGGCGCGCGTCCTGCCTGACATCATCGATTCGAGCGCCGCGTCGGGTTCGGTGCAGCGCATCGAAGGGCTTGAAGCGCTCGAAGGAGCGGTCACGGCGGCCGGCTCGGGCGACAACATGACCGCCGCGCTGGGTATGGGCATCCGCGAGGGCGACGTCGTCATCTCGCTGGGAACGAGCGGCACCTACTATGGCGTGACGCCGGTCGGCATCCAGGACGAGAAGGGCCTCGTCAACGGCTATGCCGACGCCACCGGCGCCTTCATGCCGATGATCACCACCCTCAACTCCGCGAAGGTCACCGATGCCTTCCGCCGCATCCTGCGCGCCGGGACCGAGGAGTTCGACGCGATGGCGCTGTCGACGGAGCCGGGTGCGCGCGGGCTCGTTCTGGTGCCCTATCTCGACGGCGAGCGGACGCCCGACCTGCCGAACGCCACCGGCATTCTGGCGGGCCTGCGCAGCGATGTCGAACCGGGGCAGATCGCCCGCGCGGCCGTCGAGGGCGTGATCTGCGGCCTCCTGGAAGGCGGCGACTACCTCGCCTCCCTCGGGCTGGAACGCGGCGGCCGGCTGATCGTCACCGGCGGTGCGTCGCGCTCGCGCGCCTATCGCCAGATCCTCGCTGACCTGACCGGCCAGCCGGTCTGGAGCTGCGACCTGCCGGAAGCGGCCGCGGCGGGTGCCGCCGTGCAGGCGGCCGCCGCCGTCCAGGGGCGCCAGGCCGCCGACGTCGCCAGGCAATGGGAGCCTCACTACGCCGTCGTGGCAGAGCCGCGCACGCCGGAAACCGCACGCAGTCAAGACGTGCGGGCCGCCTACAGGGCGGCATTGCCCCTCGCACGGGGCGGGAGGGAGACACCGCAATGA